A region from the Hydra vulgaris chromosome 08, alternate assembly HydraT2T_AEP genome encodes:
- the LOC136083061 gene encoding alpha-(1,3)-fucosyltransferase C-like gives MEKIHAYPMCAFSLGKKDIMGKKRNWQLGCFENSFSVDYATEKFIKILNTNAVPVVRGDANYTVLGPPNSFIDTRKFKSAKHLAEYLFRLDQNELEYLEFLKWKEDYESHDCGPGDIVQKRFCDLCEKLNSPQSVKSVYTNIYDWYYRCREPDDINV, from the exons ATGGAAAAAATCCACGCGTATCCCATGTGCGCTTTTTCTCTGGGTAAAAAAGATATTatgggaaaaaaaagaaattggcAGCTTGGATG ttttgaaaatagcTTTTCTGTTGATTACGCCAccgaaaagtttataaaaattctaaatactAATGCTGTCCCTGTGGTACGGGGTGATGCTAATTACACAGTTCTGGGTCCTCCTAATTCATTTATCGACACTAGAAAGTTTAAATCTGCAAAACACTTAGCTGAATACTTGTTTAGACTCGATCAAAATGAACTTGAGTATTTGGAATTTCTAAAGTGGAAGGAGGATTATGAAAGTCACGATTGTGGACCTGGAGATATTGTGCAAAAACGTTTTTGTGATTTGTGTGAGAAGTTGAACTCTCCACAGTCTGTAAAAagtgtttatacaaatatatacgaCTGGTACTATAGGTGCCGAGAACCAGatgatataaatgtttaa